One genomic region from Terriglobales bacterium encodes:
- a CDS encoding tetratricopeptide repeat protein, whose product MKCRPFRARPFGFVYPGFTPLGSAYSGPSGLAVVSGAEPRRPFWNRCAFLSLCWILLILCGQALAQKAPHSSQNRDPLLVEAETLMSQGQTAEAKEKLTQAIAENPSSVEAYNLLGIIYTGEKDFSNASNALQHALKLDANSAGTRINLGNLYIAEGKSALAEQEFRRVLQSQPANAEANYDLGVLLLSSGKPAEAILRFKRVQPQNVQSQMNLVRAYLHARHTAQALALAKQLSAAHKDQVQVHFTLGMLLAGEKQYRPALLELETADALAPETFEILRNLGETYFRAGDYAKSEIALNRALKIKPESADTLYVLGEVYAGQGRSVDALDALVRAHKLAPENLDIILLLGRSSIAQNYFEDAIPLLESGVKLAPQRADLRAALGEGYFLSGKVEKSLDEFQSLVSLDPSARSYALLGLTYRHLGRFAEASKYFHEGLKHDPRNAFCIFNLGYIEERQGNTAKAEVLFRDSLRLNPNLADALLELADLRIASKNFAEAAQMLRRYVKLSPNPASGYYKLAMVERSLHQTEAADRDLATFQTLSKDTSAGAYHPHLFDYLDDRASLSPQARAEVDVAELKERVQQHPDSTQDLYLLAGTQFKLGNRAEALQAIAQLDQLSKGDERLQTALGVLLARYHLYQPAIQHFQTALQVNSESDDVKFDLAEAYFRTGNYTEALASAKTISESAQQEDAYLALAGDIEAHLGNTDDAIAAFHKALQRSPDNDQYYLSLGLAQLRRSDLDAARSTLSQGLARIPNSGKLLWGMGLVAVLEGKDAEAADRLERSVDLLPEWPGSYATLGVFYYQTGQIAKAREVLQRFKSSDTSSGLDIGRIEQVLASAPASNEHPRSTITPEARQQLLQFALLVADRTL is encoded by the coding sequence ATGAAATGTCGCCCTTTCAGGGCTCGACCATTCGGATTTGTCTACCCAGGGTTTACGCCGCTGGGCTCCGCTTATTCCGGCCCTTCGGGCCTGGCAGTTGTATCAGGAGCCGAACCAAGAAGACCATTTTGGAACCGCTGTGCATTCCTGAGTCTCTGCTGGATTCTCCTCATCCTTTGTGGTCAGGCTCTCGCACAAAAAGCGCCCCACTCATCTCAAAATCGCGACCCACTCCTGGTAGAAGCGGAAACGCTGATGAGCCAGGGCCAGACCGCCGAAGCCAAAGAGAAGCTGACGCAGGCAATCGCGGAAAATCCGTCGAGTGTCGAAGCCTACAACCTGCTGGGGATCATCTACACCGGCGAGAAGGACTTCTCCAATGCCTCCAACGCACTGCAGCACGCTCTCAAGCTGGATGCGAACTCGGCGGGAACGCGTATCAACTTGGGAAACTTGTACATCGCGGAAGGCAAATCTGCTCTTGCTGAGCAGGAATTCCGGAGAGTCTTACAGAGCCAGCCGGCGAATGCCGAGGCAAACTACGACCTTGGCGTCCTGCTCCTAAGTTCCGGCAAGCCGGCCGAGGCCATTCTGCGCTTCAAACGCGTGCAGCCACAGAATGTACAAAGCCAGATGAATCTGGTTCGCGCGTATCTTCACGCACGCCATACAGCTCAAGCTCTGGCGCTCGCAAAGCAACTTTCGGCTGCGCACAAAGACCAGGTACAGGTGCATTTCACGCTGGGCATGCTGTTAGCGGGAGAAAAACAATATCGTCCGGCATTACTCGAGCTTGAAACCGCCGACGCACTCGCGCCCGAAACCTTCGAGATCCTGCGTAACCTGGGAGAGACCTATTTTCGCGCTGGAGACTACGCGAAATCGGAGATCGCGCTCAACCGCGCACTCAAGATCAAGCCTGAGTCGGCGGATACGTTGTACGTGCTCGGCGAGGTTTATGCCGGCCAGGGACGCTCCGTTGATGCGCTCGATGCCTTGGTACGCGCGCACAAGCTCGCGCCGGAGAACCTCGACATCATCCTTCTGCTCGGACGCAGCAGCATCGCGCAAAACTACTTCGAAGATGCGATTCCCCTTTTGGAATCGGGTGTCAAGCTGGCTCCCCAGCGGGCGGATTTGCGCGCCGCCCTGGGTGAGGGTTATTTCCTTTCTGGAAAGGTCGAAAAATCTCTCGATGAATTCCAATCGTTAGTTTCTCTCGATCCTTCGGCTCGCTCTTATGCGCTTCTCGGGCTCACGTACCGCCATTTGGGCCGATTCGCAGAGGCGTCAAAGTATTTTCACGAAGGGCTCAAGCACGATCCTCGCAACGCATTCTGCATTTTTAACCTCGGATATATCGAAGAGCGGCAAGGCAACACGGCGAAGGCCGAAGTACTGTTTCGTGATTCCTTGCGATTGAATCCAAACCTGGCGGACGCGCTGCTGGAATTGGCCGATCTCCGCATCGCGAGCAAGAATTTCGCGGAAGCGGCGCAGATGCTGCGGCGCTATGTAAAGCTCAGTCCGAATCCCGCTTCGGGATACTACAAGCTCGCAATGGTCGAGCGCAGCCTGCATCAGACTGAGGCAGCAGACCGAGACCTCGCGACCTTTCAAACGCTTTCAAAAGATACTTCCGCAGGCGCATATCATCCCCACCTGTTCGATTATCTGGATGATCGCGCGAGTCTTAGCCCGCAAGCTCGCGCCGAAGTCGATGTCGCAGAGTTAAAAGAGCGAGTTCAGCAGCATCCCGACAGCACGCAGGACCTTTATCTGTTGGCCGGCACGCAGTTCAAATTGGGAAATCGCGCGGAGGCGCTGCAGGCCATCGCGCAGCTCGATCAGCTCAGCAAGGGCGATGAACGTTTGCAGACTGCGCTGGGAGTGCTGCTGGCCCGATATCATCTGTACCAACCCGCCATTCAGCATTTTCAAACCGCACTGCAAGTCAATTCCGAATCCGACGACGTGAAGTTTGACTTGGCGGAAGCGTATTTCCGGACCGGCAACTATACCGAGGCACTGGCTTCCGCCAAGACAATTTCCGAGTCTGCGCAGCAGGAAGACGCATATCTCGCCCTCGCAGGTGATATCGAGGCTCACCTTGGCAACACTGACGATGCGATCGCGGCGTTTCATAAAGCCCTTCAGCGGAGTCCAGACAACGATCAGTATTACCTCTCCCTGGGTCTCGCCCAGCTCCGCCGAAGCGACCTAGACGCAGCGAGGAGCACGCTTTCGCAAGGACTGGCCAGGATTCCTAATTCAGGAAAGCTGCTGTGGGGCATGGGCCTGGTCGCCGTCCTTGAGGGCAAGGACGCCGAAGCAGCCGATCGGCTGGAGCGCTCGGTAGATCTGCTGCCGGAATGGCCGGGGAGCTATGCGACGTTAGGCGTCTTCTACTATCAAACCGGCCAGATCGCGAAAGCTCGTGAGGTCTTGCAGAGGTTCAAGTCCAGCGACACGAGCAGCGGGTTGGATATTGGTCGTATCGAGCAGGTTCTAGCCAGCGCGCCTGCGTCCAATGAACATCCGCGATCGACGATCACGCCCGAAGCTCGCCAGCAACTGCTTCAGTTCGCTCTCTTGGTCGCTGATCGGACCTTATAA
- a CDS encoding MFS transporter — MRLRWKIAMLVSAAVAISYLDRQTVSVAIAAIQRDIPISNIQFSQLQAAFLVAYALMYVGGGRLLDVLGTRRGFALIMIWWSIACAGHALATGVAVLTVFRFLLGMGEGGTFPAATKAVAEWFPARERSLAMGIINAGTAVGAVAAPPAIAAIIMTAGWRWVFVAVGILGPLWALWWWRDYFPASEHAKLTDSERVEIREVFSEPSMSGRTSWFKLFSFVEVWGLVIAKFLSDAGWYFYLFWLPKYLYDVRGFDTKKVGYYAWIPYAAAGVGCLVGGWFSGWLIGRGRSLDFARKAALGASAAVMPLIVFVPRVPVQWAIVLFSIAFFGQQSWSTLVMIVPTDLFPRRIVGSVAGLVGFGGSMGGVVFGIVVGYLLDHGFGYGAVFAIVSTFHVAAFCLILLTVRRIQPLIVSESQYSMVRA, encoded by the coding sequence ATGCGATTACGCTGGAAAATCGCAATGCTGGTCAGCGCTGCAGTCGCTATCAGCTATCTCGACCGCCAGACTGTTTCCGTCGCGATCGCGGCAATACAGCGCGATATTCCAATCTCCAACATACAGTTCTCGCAATTGCAGGCGGCGTTTCTGGTAGCGTACGCGTTGATGTACGTCGGAGGCGGACGCCTGCTCGACGTGCTCGGAACCAGGCGCGGTTTCGCATTGATCATGATTTGGTGGTCAATCGCTTGCGCTGGTCATGCTCTCGCGACTGGAGTTGCCGTGCTCACAGTGTTTCGATTTTTGCTGGGCATGGGCGAAGGCGGAACTTTTCCTGCCGCCACGAAGGCCGTTGCGGAATGGTTTCCCGCCCGAGAACGCTCTCTGGCAATGGGCATCATTAACGCGGGCACTGCGGTAGGAGCTGTCGCAGCGCCACCAGCCATCGCAGCAATCATCATGACGGCCGGCTGGCGCTGGGTATTTGTGGCGGTTGGAATTCTCGGCCCTCTTTGGGCGCTCTGGTGGTGGCGCGACTACTTTCCCGCTTCGGAACATGCAAAGCTCACCGATAGTGAACGTGTAGAAATCAGAGAAGTCTTCTCTGAGCCGAGCATGTCGGGCCGGACTTCGTGGTTCAAGCTCTTCTCATTCGTAGAGGTCTGGGGATTAGTCATCGCCAAGTTCCTCAGCGACGCCGGCTGGTACTTCTACCTGTTCTGGCTGCCCAAGTATCTGTATGACGTGCGCGGATTCGACACCAAGAAAGTCGGATATTACGCCTGGATTCCCTATGCCGCAGCCGGTGTGGGCTGTCTCGTTGGCGGGTGGTTTTCCGGATGGCTGATTGGAAGAGGGCGTTCTCTAGACTTCGCGCGAAAGGCCGCTTTGGGCGCAAGTGCTGCCGTGATGCCTTTGATCGTCTTTGTTCCGCGGGTTCCCGTTCAGTGGGCGATTGTACTGTTTAGCATTGCGTTTTTCGGACAGCAGTCATGGTCAACGCTGGTGATGATCGTTCCGACGGATCTCTTTCCACGTCGCATCGTGGGCTCAGTCGCGGGTCTGGTTGGCTTCGGCGGATCGATGGGCGGGGTGGTATTCGGAATCGTGGTCGGATATCTGCTCGACCACGGCTTCGGCTACGGCGCCGTGTTTGCGATCGTGAGTACATTTCATGTCGCGGCGTTCTGTCTTATCCTGCTTACGGTTCGACGCATACAACCTCTGATTGTTTCTGAATCGCAATATTCAATGGTTCGTGCGTAA
- a CDS encoding L-rhamnonate dehydratase — MKITEVRTRVVEWRGPSVPPQPHFCTNPIDVLDLGGDAMASFRFHGWLIVEVFTDDGHVGIGNAALSPRVTKQLIDIYLTPLLIGKDPFDNEFLWQHMYRQTIAFGRKGAGMAAISAVDIAIWDLMGKATKLPVFRLLGGRTKKRIPVYASRLYSQPLDQLAGEAKGYKDQGYTAMKLRFGWGPLDGAAGMQKNVDLVKTVREVVGYDLDLMADAYMGWNLDYARRMIPLLEPYQLRWLEEAVIPDDIGGLAALKALGTIPIASGEHEFTLYGFRELLDAKAVDYIQFDTNRVGGITQARKIAALAEAYSVPVVPHAGQMHNFHVVMASLNSPMAEFFPIVDVEVGNELFWYIFRGEPTPVNGSIDLSDEIPGLGLTIQEDALKKFAIIE, encoded by the coding sequence ATGAAGATCACGGAAGTTCGAACAAGGGTTGTCGAATGGCGCGGCCCGAGTGTTCCTCCGCAACCGCATTTCTGCACAAACCCGATAGACGTGCTCGATCTTGGCGGCGACGCTATGGCCAGCTTTCGCTTCCATGGTTGGCTCATCGTAGAAGTGTTTACCGACGATGGGCATGTTGGAATCGGCAATGCTGCGCTATCACCGAGAGTAACAAAACAACTGATCGACATCTATCTCACGCCTCTTTTGATCGGGAAAGACCCTTTCGACAACGAGTTTCTCTGGCAGCACATGTATCGGCAGACGATTGCGTTCGGTCGCAAGGGCGCTGGCATGGCAGCGATCAGCGCAGTCGATATTGCTATTTGGGATTTGATGGGCAAAGCCACGAAGCTGCCGGTCTTTCGTTTGCTTGGAGGCAGAACAAAAAAGCGAATTCCTGTTTACGCGAGCCGTCTTTACAGCCAGCCGCTCGATCAACTCGCCGGCGAGGCAAAGGGCTACAAAGACCAGGGCTACACCGCGATGAAGCTGCGCTTTGGATGGGGACCACTCGATGGCGCAGCAGGCATGCAAAAGAATGTGGATCTGGTGAAGACGGTTCGTGAAGTCGTTGGCTATGACCTCGATCTGATGGCCGACGCATACATGGGCTGGAACCTAGATTATGCGCGCCGCATGATTCCTCTTCTGGAACCATATCAACTGCGATGGCTCGAAGAAGCGGTAATTCCAGATGACATCGGCGGACTCGCTGCGCTCAAAGCCCTGGGAACGATACCCATCGCGAGCGGGGAACACGAGTTCACTTTATACGGATTTCGCGAGTTGCTCGATGCGAAGGCCGTGGACTACATCCAATTCGATACGAACCGAGTCGGCGGCATCACACAGGCTCGCAAGATTGCAGCGCTTGCCGAGGCTTACTCGGTGCCCGTAGTACCTCATGCCGGACAAATGCACAACTTTCATGTGGTGATGGCGAGCCTGAATTCCCCGATGGCTGAATTCTTTCCGATCGTTGATGTTGAAGTTGGGAACGAACTGTTCTGGTACATCTTTAGGGGAGAACCGACTCCAGTGAACGGCTCCATCGATTTAAGCGATGAGATTCCCGGATTGGGCCTCACCATTCAGGAGGATGCGCTGAAGAAGTTCGCCATTATTGAGTAA
- a CDS encoding CRTAC1 family protein has product MLDALTTPLWRWRNSVSIETKPKVSAATPVTFVDVAREAGLNAPNVWGAVDRKRYIIEAKGSGLAFFDYDNDGWLDIYLTNGTRLETKWPAGKAPASHLYKNNRDGTFTDVTEKSGLARTGWQTGVCVGDYDNDGWDDLFCTFWGHNILFHNNGDGTFADVTQKAGLYNEQIRWGAGSCWLDYDRDGRLDLFVCNYIKLDPEKLPSQNDIYCQWKGIPVMCGPRGLTGDTNILYHNNGDGTFTDVSDKAGILKPGPRYSITPVSYDFDNDGWPDIYVAVDSEPSILFHNNHDGTFTDIAVMAGCAYSADGHEQSGMGVAVADYDCDGWFDIFKTNFADDTCNLYHNNGDGTFSDVTFASGVGINNRYVAWGCGFIDYDNDGWADILQVNGHVYPEIDSHDVGQTFKNPRLIYKNLGNGKFRDVSAEMGPGISEKFSSRGAAFGDYDNDGDIDTLILNMNDLPSLLRNDGGNAKNWIKLKLVGTHCNRTAIGARVRVITGKHAQMDEVHSGGSVMSQSDLRLHFGLGSAQSVDLIEVKWPTTQKIERFTQIAANQILTIREGDGIVKRSKAGK; this is encoded by the coding sequence ATGCTTGACGCGCTGACCACGCCGTTGTGGAGATGGAGAAATTCAGTATCCATTGAGACCAAGCCGAAGGTCTCTGCGGCAACCCCCGTCACTTTTGTCGATGTCGCACGCGAAGCTGGATTAAACGCGCCGAACGTCTGGGGAGCGGTCGATCGCAAGCGCTACATCATCGAGGCGAAGGGCAGCGGGTTGGCCTTCTTCGACTATGACAACGACGGATGGCTGGATATCTATCTGACGAACGGCACTCGTCTCGAAACGAAGTGGCCTGCGGGAAAGGCGCCCGCCTCGCATCTTTACAAGAACAATCGCGACGGCACCTTCACCGACGTGACAGAAAAATCCGGCCTCGCGCGCACCGGATGGCAGACCGGCGTCTGCGTTGGCGACTACGACAACGACGGTTGGGACGACCTCTTCTGCACCTTCTGGGGGCACAACATTCTGTTCCACAACAATGGTGACGGAACTTTTGCGGACGTAACCCAGAAAGCGGGACTCTACAACGAGCAGATTCGCTGGGGAGCCGGCTCCTGTTGGCTGGATTACGATCGCGACGGCCGTTTAGATCTCTTCGTCTGCAACTACATCAAGCTCGATCCGGAGAAGCTGCCGTCCCAAAATGACATTTACTGCCAGTGGAAAGGTATTCCGGTAATGTGCGGCCCGCGGGGCCTGACCGGCGACACGAACATCCTCTATCACAACAACGGCGACGGCACCTTCACAGACGTGAGCGACAAAGCGGGGATTCTCAAGCCCGGCCCTCGATATTCGATCACTCCGGTCTCGTACGACTTTGACAACGACGGCTGGCCCGACATCTACGTTGCCGTCGACTCGGAGCCGAGCATTCTCTTCCACAATAACCACGATGGCACGTTTACCGACATTGCAGTCATGGCAGGCTGCGCTTACAGCGCTGATGGACACGAGCAATCAGGGATGGGCGTTGCAGTAGCCGACTACGATTGCGATGGCTGGTTCGACATCTTCAAAACCAACTTTGCCGATGATACCTGCAATCTGTACCACAACAATGGCGATGGCACCTTCAGCGACGTGACCTTTGCATCAGGCGTGGGAATCAACAACCGCTACGTAGCCTGGGGCTGCGGATTCATCGACTACGACAACGATGGCTGGGCCGACATCCTGCAGGTCAATGGTCATGTGTACCCTGAAATCGACTCGCACGACGTCGGACAGACCTTCAAGAACCCACGACTGATCTACAAGAACCTCGGCAACGGCAAATTCAGAGACGTCTCTGCGGAAATGGGACCAGGAATCAGCGAGAAGTTCTCAAGCCGCGGCGCAGCCTTCGGCGATTACGACAACGATGGCGACATCGACACGCTAATTCTCAATATGAACGATCTGCCTTCCCTGCTGCGCAACGACGGCGGCAACGCGAAGAACTGGATCAAGCTCAAGTTGGTCGGCACGCACTGCAATCGCACGGCGATTGGAGCGCGCGTGCGAGTGATCACAGGTAAACACGCGCAAATGGACGAAGTACACAGCGGCGGGAGCGTGATGTCGCAAAGCGATCTCCGCCTGCACTTCGGATTGGGAAGCGCTCAAAGCGTCGATCTGATCGAGGTGAAGTGGCCGACGACGCAGAAAATCGAGCGCTTCACCCAAATAGCAGCGAACCAGATACTCACAATCCGCGAAGGCGACGGAATCGTGAAACGATCAAAGGCGGGCAAATGA
- a CDS encoding tetratricopeptide repeat protein, translated as MFVQLLPGADEFFSEKYAAELEAVLAEWSRELKAGGSSSILGKHFGSRVEAISFSPVRDSVVRSLYEMEVRRRQFGSAQDVKAEAVIRNFDLFFKAFNQIEVAEFHLLSLHESSPSQFETRIRYEIAGQQAQGACEQRIGHWRMQWSRAGEGQWRILKWEAEEESAARVRAPLFADITDKALGANDSYKHQLLHGNDYWRTVLDGACGIDVYGNNGIAVGDFDGDGFDDLYICQPAGLPNRLYRNRGDGTFEDATESSGLGVLDNTSCALFADFENKGVQDLLVVCGSGPLLLLNDGKGKYSLKPDAFKFQRPPEGTFTHAALADYDHDGRLEIYFCLYNYYLGLDQYHYPAPYFDARNGPPNFLMHNEGNGTFIDRTDAAGLNVENDRYSFACAWGDMNGNGWPDLYVANDFGRSNLYRNNGDGTFTAISSDAHANDAGAGMSACWFDYDNDGKQDIYVANMWSAAGMRISEEQVFHQNDSEEVRADYRRHARGNSLYRNVGTNKFENAAATANAAVGRWAWSSDAWDFDHDGYSDLYIANGYISGFDAQDASSFFWRHVVARSPASATPSSPYELGWNAINELIRSDRSWNGPERNVFYLNNRDGSFSDISAAAGLDFADDARSFALLDLDHDGRPEVVIKNRNAPQVRVLRNVMTELGHSISFRLRGTKSNRDAVGAAVTIEAPHRQTKYVQAGSGFLSQHTKELFFGLGDSSAPIRAVVHWPSGLTQTFADLPINSRIEIEEGSDRFAAKPFAAQARFGPEAARDNSDPLPDSVETWLIQPLKAPDFGLPDLNGKSWQLASLRGSWVLLHFWTKSSSACSKHLQLLEQHRADLSSVGLKVASVNVDDAQDQSSIKTFAATTGLLSFPILLASPEIAGIYNVTFRYLFDRHRDLPIPSAFLVDPAGMIVKVFQGDVNPDQLVRDIRSTSPGDESRITKALPFPGTLHLGTFGRNDFTYGVALFQRGYLDEAVESFKQVIAAKPQEPEAYYNLGTLYLRKNDFDQARQYLEQTVKLRPTHAEAWNNLGMLAAQTGQTEEGVRDFQQSLSIKPNYATALLNLGNLYRRARNFSEAEDLLGRALEAEPDNPEANYNLGMVYAQQNQFPKASEYFERALALRPDYPDALNNLGVLLVRQGHYAEAQEKFASCIRVAPNLDQGYLNLARLYAVMNDKEKARSVLQDLLQRQPENKIAQQSLEMLK; from the coding sequence ATGTTCGTTCAACTCCTGCCCGGAGCCGATGAATTCTTCAGCGAGAAATATGCTGCGGAACTCGAAGCAGTACTAGCGGAGTGGTCGCGCGAACTGAAGGCGGGCGGATCTTCTTCCATTTTGGGAAAACACTTTGGTTCGCGGGTGGAAGCGATTTCCTTTTCTCCAGTTCGCGACAGCGTGGTTCGCTCGCTGTATGAAATGGAAGTGCGGCGGCGGCAGTTCGGGAGTGCGCAAGACGTCAAAGCCGAGGCTGTAATTCGCAATTTCGATTTGTTTTTTAAGGCCTTTAATCAGATCGAGGTTGCTGAGTTTCATCTCCTCTCCCTGCATGAAAGCTCTCCATCTCAATTCGAAACGCGAATTCGATATGAAATTGCCGGTCAGCAGGCGCAGGGCGCTTGCGAGCAGCGAATCGGACATTGGCGGATGCAGTGGTCGCGTGCCGGCGAAGGTCAATGGCGAATCCTGAAATGGGAAGCCGAGGAAGAGAGTGCCGCTCGCGTTCGCGCTCCGCTCTTCGCAGACATCACGGACAAAGCGCTCGGTGCAAACGACTCCTATAAACATCAACTCCTGCACGGAAACGACTACTGGCGCACCGTTCTCGATGGTGCTTGCGGAATCGACGTCTATGGAAACAACGGCATTGCCGTGGGCGATTTCGATGGGGATGGATTCGATGATCTCTATATCTGCCAGCCCGCAGGCTTACCCAATCGTCTCTATCGCAACCGGGGCGATGGCACGTTTGAAGATGCAACTGAAAGTTCTGGACTAGGCGTTCTCGACAATACCTCCTGCGCGCTCTTTGCTGATTTTGAAAACAAAGGAGTCCAGGATCTGCTCGTAGTTTGTGGAAGTGGTCCCCTGCTCCTTCTGAACGACGGCAAAGGCAAGTACTCGCTCAAGCCTGACGCATTCAAGTTTCAACGGCCTCCGGAAGGCACCTTCACCCACGCCGCTCTTGCTGACTACGACCACGACGGCCGCCTCGAAATCTATTTTTGCCTCTACAACTACTATTTAGGCCTCGATCAGTATCACTATCCAGCTCCGTATTTCGATGCCCGAAATGGGCCTCCTAATTTCCTCATGCACAACGAGGGCAATGGCACCTTCATTGACCGCACCGACGCTGCTGGTTTGAATGTCGAAAATGATCGCTACAGCTTTGCCTGTGCGTGGGGCGACATGAACGGAAATGGCTGGCCGGATCTGTACGTCGCCAACGACTTCGGCCGCAGCAATCTGTATCGCAATAACGGCGATGGAACCTTCACCGCCATTTCCTCGGACGCTCACGCCAACGATGCTGGCGCAGGCATGAGTGCGTGCTGGTTCGACTACGACAATGATGGTAAGCAGGACATCTATGTCGCAAATATGTGGTCGGCGGCAGGAATGCGCATTTCCGAGGAGCAGGTTTTTCATCAGAACGATTCAGAAGAAGTACGCGCCGACTATCGACGGCATGCTCGCGGCAATTCTTTGTACAGGAATGTCGGAACTAACAAATTTGAAAATGCCGCTGCAACTGCAAATGCCGCCGTAGGCCGCTGGGCCTGGTCGTCGGACGCATGGGACTTCGACCATGACGGCTATTCAGATCTCTACATTGCCAACGGTTACATTTCGGGCTTCGACGCGCAAGATGCCTCGAGTTTTTTCTGGAGACATGTCGTCGCCAGGTCGCCCGCTTCGGCGACTCCGAGTTCCCCTTATGAACTAGGTTGGAACGCAATCAATGAACTCATCCGCTCGGATCGTTCGTGGAATGGGCCGGAACGAAATGTCTTTTATCTGAATAATCGCGACGGCAGCTTCTCCGATATCTCTGCGGCCGCGGGCCTCGATTTTGCCGACGACGCCCGATCATTTGCCTTACTCGATCTCGATCACGACGGCCGGCCTGAAGTCGTAATCAAGAACCGCAACGCGCCGCAGGTGCGTGTGCTGCGAAATGTAATGACTGAGCTTGGGCACTCGATCAGCTTTCGCCTGCGCGGCACAAAGAGCAATCGCGATGCGGTCGGCGCTGCAGTAACGATCGAGGCTCCGCATCGGCAGACGAAATACGTGCAAGCCGGTTCGGGATTTTTGTCGCAACACACCAAGGAGCTTTTCTTTGGTTTGGGAGATTCCTCCGCACCGATTCGAGCCGTTGTTCACTGGCCCAGCGGACTCACGCAGACCTTTGCCGATCTGCCTATAAATTCCCGAATTGAGATCGAGGAGGGATCCGACAGGTTCGCTGCCAAGCCGTTTGCTGCCCAAGCCCGTTTCGGTCCGGAGGCTGCCCGGGATAACAGCGACCCGCTGCCGGATTCCGTAGAGACTTGGCTGATTCAGCCGTTAAAGGCTCCAGATTTTGGGCTCCCAGATCTGAACGGCAAATCCTGGCAGCTTGCATCGCTTCGTGGCTCTTGGGTGTTGCTGCATTTTTGGACGAAATCGTCCAGCGCGTGCAGCAAACATCTTCAGTTGCTAGAGCAGCACAGGGCGGACCTAAGCAGCGTTGGTCTGAAGGTCGCGTCCGTTAACGTTGACGATGCGCAGGATCAAAGCTCTATTAAGACGTTTGCTGCGACAACTGGCCTCCTCTCGTTTCCCATCCTGCTCGCGAGTCCGGAGATCGCGGGAATTTACAACGTGACCTTCCGCTACCTTTTCGATCGCCATCGCGATCTGCCGATTCCTTCAGCGTTTCTCGTCGATCCGGCAGGAATGATCGTGAAAGTTTTTCAGGGCGACGTGAATCCCGACCAGCTGGTTCGCGACATACGCTCCACCTCGCCTGGAGATGAATCTCGCATCACGAAAGCTCTTCCCTTTCCGGGAACACTTCATCTCGGCACATTTGGCCGCAACGACTTCACCTACGGCGTAGCGCTGTTTCAGCGCGGCTATCTCGATGAGGCGGTCGAGTCCTTCAAACAGGTGATCGCAGCCAAACCGCAGGAACCGGAGGCGTATTACAACCTCGGCACTCTGTATCTGCGAAAAAATGATTTCGATCAGGCGCGCCAATATCTGGAACAGACGGTGAAGCTGCGCCCCACGCACGCGGAAGCATGGAACAATCTGGGAATGCTGGCTGCGCAAACAGGCCAGACTGAAGAAGGGGTTCGCGACTTCCAGCAATCGCTGAGCATTAAGCCGAACTATGCGACGGCTCTGTTGAACTTAGGAAATCTGTATCGCCGGGCACGCAATTTTTCGGAGGCCGAGGATCTTCTTGGTCGCGCTCTGGAGGCCGAACCTGATAATCCGGAGGCGAACTACAACCTGGGCATGGTCTATGCACAACAGAATCAGTTTCCGAAAGCTTCTGAATACTTCGAACGAGCTTTAGCCCTGCGGCCCGATTATCCTGACGCACTCAACAATCTCGGCGTTCTTCTCGTGCGCCAGGGACATTACGCAGAAGCACAAGAGAAGTTCGCAAGCTGCATTCGCGTCGCGCCCAATCTGGATCAGGGATATCTCAATCTCGCGCGTCTCTACGCCGTGATGAACGACAAGGAGAAAGCCAGATCGGTGTTGCAGGACTTGTTACAGCGTCAACCGGAAAACAAAATCGCCCAGCAATCACTAGAAATGCTAAAGTGA